Proteins found in one Zea mays cultivar B73 chromosome 1, Zm-B73-REFERENCE-NAM-5.0, whole genome shotgun sequence genomic segment:
- the LOC109941810 gene encoding ruBisCO large subunit-binding protein subunit alpha, chloroplastic: MVSSNLDYSAEFLAKDLGLLVENATEEQLGTARKVTIHQTTTTLIVDAASKDERLGADIIQKALVAPASLIAHNAGVEGEVVVEKIKESDWEVGYNAMTDKYENLMEASVIDPTKVTKCALQNAASVAGMVLITQAIVVEKPKPKPQVAEPPEGALTV; the protein is encoded by the exons ATGGTTTCCTCAAACTTAGATTACA GTGCTGAGTTCCTAGCAAAAGATCTTGGTTTGTTGGTTGAAAATGCTACAGAGGAACAACTTGGCACAGCAAGGAAAGTCACGATACATCAGACTACAACAACCCTCATAGTAGATGCAGCCAGTAAAGATGAGCGTCTTGGCGCTGATATTATTCAAAAG GCGTTGGTAGCACCTGCTTCATTGATTGCACACAATGCTGGAGTAGAGGGTGAAGTGGTAGTCGAGAAGATCAAGGAGAGCGATTGGGAGGTGGGCTACAATGCAATGACTGACAAGTACGAGAACCTGATGGAGGCTAGTGTGATCGACCCTACCAAGGTGACCAAGTGTGCGCTCCAGAATGCGGCCTCTGTAGCTGGAATGGTCCTAATCACACAGGCCATTGTTGTTGAGAAGCCAAAGCCGAAGCCTCAAGTGGCAGAGCCACCGGAGGGAGCCCTTACCGTTTAA